The Pseudomonadota bacterium genome has a segment encoding these proteins:
- a CDS encoding RNA-binding protein → MSRKLFVGGLSWDTDERGLRTAFEQFGELEYVKVVLDRETGRSRGFGFVTFADDQAGQQALEQMDGAELDGRNLRVNEAHDRAERPRYSGGPDSGYQRGGPDRGKGRRRSGRTPR, encoded by the coding sequence ATGTCGAGAAAGCTATTTGTGGGCGGCCTGAGCTGGGATACCGACGAGCGTGGACTGCGCACAGCCTTCGAACAGTTCGGAGAGCTGGAGTACGTCAAGGTCGTCCTTGACCGCGAGACAGGTCGTTCCCGAGGATTCGGCTTCGTAACCTTCGCCGACGATCAGGCTGGACAGCAGGCACTGGAGCAGATGGACGGCGCGGAGCTGGACGGACGCAACCTGCGGGTAAACGAGGCGCACGACCGCGCGGAACGCCCGCGCTACAGCGGTGGGCCGGATTCCGGCTACCAGCGGGGAGGTCCCGACCGAGGCAAGGGGCGGCGGCGCAGCGGCCGAACGCCTCGCTAG
- a CDS encoding tetratricopeptide repeat protein, translating to MDEAVDAWEAAQPGAELLRQGLRAEAAAVLQQLSLEQPDNEYAFFFLGCAHFEGGQYLGAFKAFLKALELKPSYLGALLHLGHTLRMLGRYGEAIRAGREILARNSDDEDALYLLGLAHHARGDTDASIHYLTRYLETNPELEIALEIQQLLQELRGPEASDGQPRD from the coding sequence ATGGACGAGGCTGTTGATGCTTGGGAGGCGGCGCAACCGGGCGCCGAGCTGCTGCGGCAGGGCCTGCGAGCGGAGGCTGCTGCCGTGCTCCAGCAGCTGAGCCTAGAGCAACCGGACAACGAGTACGCGTTCTTCTTCCTCGGGTGTGCCCATTTCGAGGGCGGGCAGTACCTTGGCGCCTTCAAGGCGTTCCTCAAAGCTCTCGAGCTCAAGCCATCGTACCTCGGGGCGCTGCTGCACCTTGGGCATACGCTTCGCATGCTGGGCCGCTATGGCGAGGCCATTCGCGCGGGCCGCGAAATCCTGGCCAGAAACAGCGACGACGAGGACGCGCTGTACCTGCTCGGCCTGGCTCACCACGCGCGCGGAGACACCGACGCATCGATTCACTACCTCACGCGTTATCTGGAAACCAACCCGGAGCTCGAGATCGCGCTGGAGATTCAGCAGCTGCTGCAAGAGCTGCGCGGGCCGGAAGCTAGCGACGGGCAGCCACGGGACTGA
- a CDS encoding sterol desaturase family protein, with protein sequence MGTSGHATWDSQLAETVLILARGVVAELAAALTSPTKRVYWLFLVGSLVLAVACYVLRLRASHDPGTRRSFTGLLRFVLRPSLWLHPSARCDYKLGLAGCVLRPLLFAPLAVSAWQLAWWLSRWLDSHLGIPDAGRWPVSAVVCLYTVVLFVAWDLSRYLLHRLLHQVPLLWQLHQVHHSAEVLTPFTFYRSHPIESWLYQVRGALVTGWVTGLFFHWFRGEAVQVELLGVNALGFCLNLAGANLRHSHVYLSYGPWLERVLISPAQHQLHHALGHRSANRNLGSWLALWDWWFGSLALASGPRPWRYGLPRALRNHAPHRLWSALFGPLVSIGRQLRACIGHQLRGAPLMDSRVSEASRDNGRSATSQRARAGGESWLPCAPRARGIHR encoded by the coding sequence ATGGGTACCAGCGGGCATGCGACGTGGGACTCTCAGCTTGCCGAGACGGTGCTGATCCTGGCGAGGGGTGTTGTCGCCGAGCTCGCGGCCGCGCTGACCTCGCCTACGAAACGCGTGTACTGGCTCTTCCTTGTCGGGAGCTTGGTGCTGGCGGTGGCATGCTACGTGCTGCGGCTGCGGGCCTCCCACGATCCCGGAACAAGGCGCAGCTTCACAGGTCTCCTTCGTTTCGTCTTGCGCCCGAGCCTATGGCTGCACCCCTCTGCCCGCTGCGACTACAAGCTCGGACTCGCAGGGTGCGTGCTGCGGCCCTTGCTCTTTGCGCCCCTGGCCGTGTCGGCTTGGCAGCTGGCGTGGTGGTTGTCGCGCTGGCTCGACAGCCACCTCGGCATCCCGGACGCTGGGCGGTGGCCCGTATCCGCGGTGGTCTGCCTGTATACGGTCGTGCTTTTCGTGGCCTGGGATCTGAGCCGCTATCTGCTTCACCGCCTGCTGCATCAGGTCCCACTGCTTTGGCAGCTACATCAGGTGCATCACTCGGCCGAAGTGCTGACGCCGTTCACGTTCTATCGCAGCCACCCCATCGAGAGCTGGCTCTATCAGGTGCGGGGAGCGCTCGTCACCGGTTGGGTGACAGGGCTGTTTTTTCACTGGTTCAGGGGGGAAGCGGTGCAGGTGGAGCTGCTGGGTGTCAATGCGCTGGGCTTCTGCCTGAATCTGGCCGGCGCCAACCTCCGCCATTCCCACGTATACCTGAGTTATGGCCCGTGGCTCGAACGCGTGCTTATCAGCCCTGCCCAGCACCAGCTGCACCACGCGCTCGGTCACCGGAGCGCGAACCGGAATCTCGGCAGCTGGTTGGCGTTGTGGGATTGGTGGTTTGGGTCGCTGGCGCTGGCGTCCGGCCCGCGCCCTTGGCGTTACGGCCTGCCGCGCGCCCTGCGCAATCACGCTCCCCATCGGCTGTGGTCGGCGCTGTTTGGACCGCTGGTGAGCATTGGCCGCCAACTTCGAGCCTGCATCGGTCACCAACTTCGAGGCGCCCCCTTGATGGACAGCCGCGTGTCCGAGGCGTCCCGTGATAACGGCCGATCCGCTACATCCCAACGAGCGAGAGCTGGCGGCGAGAGCTGGCTACCTTGCGCACCACGGGCACGGGGTATTCACCGCTGA
- a CDS encoding fused MFS/spermidine synthase, whose amino-acid sequence MRTRLLVGLFSLSGACGLVYELVWLRLFGAFFGVTQVATSAVIAAFMGGLALGARWFAGRAERDRNPLRLYALLELGIGLTALALPRAVGLLGQGYEAMVPALGLKGPWLVALRFVLAGAVMLVPTTLMGGTLPALTQALARASAQVGRVAGHLYAANTLGAVAGVLAAGLLLLPRFGVTATHSTLAIANLAIALVAWLFSRRATELPAPAGRGQQDRAAGARAAASSRELPGPLVRRRVGTASPGRRRSDDAMLTSHLGGPLALAALSGFVALAYELTWLRVLSFVTYDSVFSFACTLSVFLLGIAGGSELCSRGLARTRVPLLWFARFQVALAIYAALCPPLFRLVDTHLAREFDTQYLAQASWLTVAVIKQLALGGALLLLPTLLMGASLPCLLRVHAERSQGVAGPTGRVYAANTWGALAGAVLTGLLLIPAWGIARSSLLAGVVGLSAALLALRLQGEDTQEGRLRSRLRPIATSCGVVLLCLAPAAHAGWFLKQLPAGQRIVFRQEDASGLVEVIQAKDGRRTLFTNRTHRWGDTSPTMLQAMRRQGYLPLMLHHKPARVLEVGLGTGVNLVPALLHPEVQRLDVVEISTGIVAAARYFDEHNQHLLDHPKLQLHVEDGRSFLRVTRRRFDVMVLGIFTPYRPNSGYLFSRELYEHCARRLAPAGLLVQWLPLNQLSPKALRTVLATFKAVFPSLHVYERAHYLAVVGSLGSGALAYSELAARFRLPSIGSDLERWNLARPEGFVAAHLLGPAEVGAFAAGAPVNSENRLAVEFSRLRLHAGSRYAQATQHLEQLLAWRTPHRSLLGTMGPQQRHRMEQAFAARGHALRGAIHEVRSQHRLALVQFAKALALDPNEEIARSEMPKYERALRTLRQRAVPSETPTRPSVPDP is encoded by the coding sequence ATGAGAACGCGACTGCTTGTTGGCCTGTTCTCGCTATCCGGCGCCTGCGGGTTGGTTTACGAGCTGGTCTGGCTGCGGCTTTTTGGGGCCTTCTTCGGTGTTACTCAGGTCGCTACGAGCGCCGTGATCGCAGCGTTCATGGGCGGGCTCGCGTTGGGCGCTCGCTGGTTTGCCGGACGGGCCGAGCGCGATCGGAATCCGCTTCGTCTGTACGCTTTGCTCGAGCTCGGCATCGGCCTGACGGCGCTCGCTCTGCCCCGGGCGGTCGGTCTGCTGGGACAGGGCTACGAGGCGATGGTACCGGCACTCGGCCTAAAGGGCCCATGGCTTGTGGCCCTGCGGTTCGTCTTGGCCGGAGCGGTCATGCTGGTGCCCACGACGCTGATGGGGGGCACCCTGCCGGCACTCACGCAGGCGCTCGCGCGTGCTTCCGCGCAGGTAGGAAGGGTCGCCGGACATCTGTACGCCGCAAACACGCTGGGCGCTGTGGCGGGCGTGCTTGCGGCAGGTTTGCTGCTCTTGCCCCGGTTCGGCGTAACGGCCACGCACAGCACCCTCGCGATCGCCAACCTGGCCATTGCCTTGGTGGCATGGCTGTTTTCCCGCCGCGCGACGGAGCTACCCGCACCGGCGGGCCGCGGGCAGCAGGATCGAGCCGCGGGCGCAAGGGCTGCAGCCTCTTCCCGGGAGCTTCCGGGGCCGCTCGTTAGGCGTCGGGTCGGAACAGCATCGCCAGGTCGACGTCGAAGCGACGATGCGATGCTGACCAGCCACCTTGGGGGGCCGCTAGCGCTCGCGGCGCTGAGCGGGTTCGTTGCGCTCGCGTACGAGCTCACCTGGCTACGTGTGCTGTCCTTCGTCACCTACGACAGCGTGTTCAGTTTTGCCTGCACGTTGTCCGTGTTCTTGCTTGGCATCGCCGGTGGCAGCGAGCTGTGCTCCCGCGGGCTCGCACGCACCCGGGTCCCGCTTCTTTGGTTCGCACGTTTTCAGGTGGCCCTTGCGATCTACGCCGCGCTTTGCCCACCGCTCTTCCGCTTGGTCGACACCCACCTCGCGCGGGAGTTCGACACGCAATATCTGGCCCAAGCCTCTTGGTTGACGGTTGCCGTCATCAAGCAACTGGCCCTCGGGGGTGCGCTGCTGCTGCTGCCAACCCTCCTGATGGGAGCCAGCCTGCCCTGCCTTCTACGCGTTCACGCAGAGCGCTCCCAGGGTGTTGCCGGCCCCACGGGACGAGTCTACGCAGCCAACACGTGGGGAGCGCTCGCCGGCGCGGTGCTGACCGGTCTGCTGCTGATACCGGCATGGGGAATCGCGAGGAGCTCCTTGCTCGCCGGCGTCGTCGGTCTGTCCGCAGCTTTGCTCGCACTACGCCTGCAAGGCGAGGACACCCAAGAGGGCCGACTTCGGTCCCGGTTGCGTCCGATCGCAACGAGCTGCGGTGTGGTATTGCTGTGCCTGGCGCCGGCGGCGCACGCGGGCTGGTTTCTGAAACAGCTGCCCGCGGGCCAGCGGATCGTCTTTCGGCAGGAGGACGCCAGCGGTCTGGTGGAGGTGATCCAGGCAAAGGACGGTCGGCGCACGCTGTTCACCAACCGCACCCATCGTTGGGGCGACACGTCACCAACCATGCTCCAGGCCATGCGAAGGCAAGGCTACTTGCCTTTGATGTTGCACCACAAACCCGCCCGGGTCCTCGAAGTCGGGTTGGGCACCGGGGTGAACCTGGTGCCCGCCCTGCTGCACCCCGAGGTGCAACGCCTCGATGTGGTGGAGATATCGACCGGCATCGTGGCGGCGGCGCGCTACTTCGACGAGCACAACCAGCATCTGCTGGACCATCCCAAGCTACAGCTGCACGTCGAAGACGGGCGCAGCTTCCTTCGCGTCACCAGACGACGCTTCGACGTCATGGTGCTCGGGATCTTCACGCCCTATCGCCCGAACTCGGGATACCTCTTCAGCCGCGAGCTGTATGAGCACTGCGCGCGCCGCTTGGCGCCGGCCGGCCTGCTGGTGCAGTGGCTGCCGCTCAACCAACTGAGCCCCAAGGCTCTACGCACCGTATTGGCTACCTTCAAGGCCGTCTTCCCGAGCCTCCACGTGTACGAGCGCGCGCACTACCTGGCCGTGGTGGGGTCGCTCGGGTCGGGTGCCCTGGCCTACAGCGAGCTCGCCGCACGCTTTCGGCTACCCTCGATCGGCTCCGACCTCGAGCGCTGGAACCTGGCTCGACCCGAAGGCTTTGTGGCGGCGCACTTGCTGGGACCGGCCGAAGTCGGCGCTTTTGCTGCCGGTGCACCGGTGAACAGCGAAAACCGGCTTGCAGTGGAGTTCAGCCGGCTGCGACTGCACGCGGGCAGCCGCTACGCTCAGGCGACGCAGCATCTCGAGCAGCTGCTAGCCTGGCGCACGCCCCATCGATCCTTGCTCGGCACCATGGGGCCGCAACAACGGCACCGCATGGAGCAGGCGTTCGCGGCGCGCGGTCATGCCCTGCGGGGCGCCATTCACGAGGTTCGCTCACAGCACCGGCTGGCGCTGGTCCAGTTCGCCAAAGCGCTGGCGCTGGACCCGAACGAAGAGATCGCGCGCAGCGAGATGCCCAAGTACGAGCGTGCCCTCAGAACGCTGCGCCAGCGCGCTGTACCCAGCGAAACGCCGACGCGACCCAGCGTCCCGGATCCGTAA
- the purF gene encoding amidophosphoribosyltransferase, translated as MTDAFDDHFHDQCGVFGVHGSAEAANLAYLGLHSLQHRGQESAGIATASDGGLYLHRSLGLVQEAFTQSILDRLPGEQAIGHVRYSTSGETHVKNAQPLAVDYSLGSIAVVHNGNLTNASELRDQLEAAGSIFQSSCDTEVLIHLIARSREATPEDRVADALRQVRGAFTMLFLTGDRLIAVRDPHGFRPLALGRANNAHVFASEPPAFELIAAEYLRDVEPGEMVVVGPEGLHSCRPFREASPRMCIFEHVYFARPDSTLGGVSVYAARKRLGRALAAERPAEADIVIPVPDSGIAAAMGFAERSGQPFETGLIRSHYVGRTFIEPQSSIRDFGVRLKLSPVRHVLAGKRVAVVDDSIVRGTTSRKIVKMLRDAGATQVHLRISSPPTLWPCFYGIDTPSRSELIAANHTEQEIANYVTCDSLAYLSLEGLHQAIGGGGYCDACFSGEYPVPVVRKVASSRRQLSLVGM; from the coding sequence GTGACCGACGCCTTCGACGACCATTTCCACGACCAGTGCGGCGTTTTTGGAGTCCATGGGTCCGCGGAAGCAGCGAATCTCGCGTACCTGGGTCTTCATTCCCTTCAGCATCGCGGCCAGGAGAGCGCGGGCATCGCCACGGCCAGTGACGGTGGTCTGTATCTACACCGGTCCCTTGGCCTGGTCCAGGAGGCTTTCACCCAGAGCATCCTGGACCGGCTGCCCGGCGAGCAAGCCATCGGACATGTGCGCTATTCCACCTCGGGCGAGACGCACGTCAAGAATGCGCAGCCGCTTGCGGTCGATTACTCGCTCGGCTCGATCGCGGTGGTTCACAACGGCAACCTGACGAATGCGTCCGAGCTTCGGGATCAACTGGAGGCGGCAGGCTCGATCTTCCAGTCCAGCTGCGACACCGAGGTTTTGATCCACCTGATCGCTCGTTCGCGCGAGGCCACCCCGGAGGATCGGGTAGCCGACGCCCTGCGCCAGGTGCGAGGCGCGTTCACGATGCTCTTCTTGACGGGCGACCGGCTGATCGCGGTCCGCGACCCGCACGGTTTTCGTCCGCTCGCCTTGGGGCGCGCCAACAACGCGCACGTGTTCGCTTCGGAGCCCCCCGCCTTCGAGCTGATCGCGGCCGAATACTTGCGCGACGTCGAGCCGGGCGAAATGGTCGTGGTGGGACCGGAAGGCCTGCACAGCTGCCGTCCGTTTCGGGAGGCTTCGCCACGGATGTGCATTTTCGAGCACGTCTACTTCGCCCGGCCGGACTCGACCCTGGGTGGCGTGAGCGTGTACGCGGCGCGCAAGCGTTTGGGCCGTGCCCTGGCCGCCGAGCGACCCGCGGAAGCCGACATCGTGATTCCGGTGCCGGACAGCGGGATCGCCGCAGCCATGGGCTTCGCGGAGCGGTCCGGTCAGCCTTTCGAAACGGGGCTGATCCGCAGCCACTACGTTGGACGTACCTTCATCGAGCCCCAGTCGTCCATTCGCGACTTCGGTGTTCGCCTCAAGCTGAGCCCGGTGCGCCATGTCCTCGCCGGCAAGCGCGTGGCGGTAGTCGATGACTCGATCGTGCGCGGCACGACGAGCCGCAAGATCGTGAAGATGCTTCGCGACGCAGGGGCCACGCAGGTGCACCTCAGGATCAGCTCGCCCCCCACGCTTTGGCCGTGTTTCTACGGCATCGATACGCCGTCGCGCAGCGAGTTGATCGCCGCTAACCACACGGAGCAAGAAATCGCCAACTACGTGACCTGCGACTCCCTGGCCTACCTGAGTCTGGAGGGACTGCATCAAGCCATCGGCGGGGGCGGCTACTGCGACGCTTGCTTCAGCGGTGAATACCCCGTGCCCGTGGTGCGCAAGGTAGCCAGCTCTCGCCGCCAGCTCTCGCTCGTTGGGATGTAG